In Bubalus bubalis isolate 160015118507 breed Murrah chromosome 3, NDDB_SH_1, whole genome shotgun sequence, a genomic segment contains:
- the LOC102405716 gene encoding myosin-4 isoform X2 has translation MSSDQEMAIFGEAAPYLRKSEKERIEAQNKPFDAKTSVFVADAKESFVKATVQSREGGKVTAKTEAGATVTVKEDQVFPMNPPKYDKIEDMAMMTHLHEPAVLYNLKERYAAWMIYTYSGLFCVTVNPYKWLPVYNAEVVTAYRGKKRQEAPPHIFSISDNAYQFMLTDRENQSILITGESGAGKTVNTKRVIQYFATIAVTGEKKKEEPTSGKMQGTLEDQIISANPLLEAFGNAKTVRNDNSSRFGKFIRIHFGTTGKLASADIETYLLEKSRVTFQLKAERSYHIFYQIMSNKKPELIEMLLITTNPYDYAFVSQGEITVPSIDDQEELMATDSAIEILGFTSDERVSIYKLTGAVMHYGNLKFKQKQREEQAEPDGTEVADKAAYLQSLNSADLLKALCYPRVKVGNEFVTKGQTVQQVTIIITLSMKVYNAVGALAKAVYEKMFLWMVTRINQQLDTKQPRQYFIGVLDIAGFEIFDFNSLEQLCINFTNEKLQQFFNHHMFVLEQEEYKREGIEWTFIDFGMDLAACIELIEKPMGIFSILEEECMFPKATDTSFKNKLYEQHLGKSNNFQKPKPAKGKAEAHFSLVHYAGTVDYNIAGWLDKNKDPLNETVVGLYQKSAMKTLAFLFTGGPSAEEGGGGKKGSKKKGSSFQTVSALFRENLNKLMTNLRSTHPHFVRCIIPNETKTPGAMEHELVLHQLRCNGVLEGIRICRKGFPSRILYADFKQRYKVLNASAIPEGQFIDSKKASEKLLGSIDIDHTQYKFGHTKVFFKAGLLGILEEMRDEKLAQLITRTQAICRGFLMRVEFRKMMERRESIFCIQYNVRAFMNVKHWPWMKLYFKIKPLLKSAETEKEMANMKEEFEKTKEELAKSEAKRKELEEKMVTLMQEKNDLQLQVQSEADGLADAEERCDQLIKTKIQLEAKIKELTERAEDEEEINAELTAKKRKLEDECSELKKDIDDLELTLAKVEKEKHATENKVKNLTEEMAGLDETIAKLTKEKKALQEAHQQTLDDLQAEEDKVNTLTKAKTKLEQQVDDLEGSLEQEKKLRMDLERAKRKLEGDLKLAQESTMDIENDKQQLDEKLKKKEFEMSNLQSKIEDEQALAMQLQKKIKELQARIEELEEEIEAERASRAKAEKQRSDLSRELEEISERLEEAGGATSAQIERNKKREAEFQKMRRDLEEATLQHEATAAALRKKHADSVAELGEQIDNLQRVKQKLEKEKSEMKMEIDDLASNMETVSKAKGNLEKMCRTLEDQLSEVKSKEEEHQRLINELSAQKAHLHTESGEFSRQLEEKDALVSQLSRGKQAFTQQIEELKRQLEEETKAKSALAHALQSARHDCDLLREQYEEEQEAKAELQRAMSKANSEVAQWRTKYETDAIQRTEELEEAKKKLAQRLQDAEEHVEAVNAKCASLEKTKQRLQNEVEDLMLDVERSNAACAALDKKQRNFDKVLSEWKQKYEETQAELEASQKESRSLSTELFKVKNAYEESLDQLETLKRENKNLQQEISDLTEQIAEGGKHIHELEKVKKQIEQEKGELQAALEEAEASLEHEEGKILRIQLELNQVKSEIDRKIAEKDEEIDQLKRNHLRVVESMQSTLDAEIRSRNDALRIKKKMEGDLNEMEIQLNHANRQATEAIKNLRNTQGVLKDTQLHLDDAIRGQDDLKEQLAMVERRANLMQAEIEELRASLEQTERSRRVAEQELLDASERVQLLHTQNTSLINTKKKLETDITQIQGEMEDIVQEARNAEEKAKKAITDAAMMAEELKKEQDTSAHLERMKKNLEQTVKDLQHRLDEAEQLALKGGKKQIQKLEARVRELENEVENEQKRNAEAVKGLRKHERRVKELTYQTEEDRKNVLRLQDLVDKLQSKVKAYKRQAEEAEEQSNVSLAKFRKLQHELEEAEERADIAESQVNKLRVKSREVHTKVISEE, from the exons ATGAGTTCAGACCAGGAAATGGCTATTTTTGGGGAGGCTGCTCCTTACCTCCGAAAGTCTGAAAAGGAGCGCATTGAGGCCCAGAATAAGCCTTTTGATGCCAAGACCTCAGTCTTCGTGGCGGACGCTAAGGAGTCCTTCGTGAAAGCGACCGTGCAGAGCAGGGAAGGGGGGAAGGTGACGGCCAAGACTGAAGCTGGGGCG ACAGTAACTGTGAAAGAAGACCAAGTCTTCCCCATGAACCCTCCCAAATATGACAAGATCGAGGACATGGCCATGATGACCCACCTGCATGAGCCTGCTGTGCTGTACAACCTCAAAGAGCGTTATGCAGCCTGGATGATCTAC ACTTACTCAGGCCTCTTCTGTGTCACCGTCAACCCCTACAAGTGGCTGCCCGTGTACAATGCAGAGGTGGTCACGGCCTACCGAGGCAAAAAGCGCCAGGAGGCCCCGCCCCACATCTTCTCCATCTCTGACAACGCCTATCAGTTCATGCTGACTG aCCGAGAGAATCAGTCAATCCTGATCAC CGGAGAATCCGGGGCAGGAAAGACTGTGAACACGAAACGTGTCATCCAGTACTTTGCAACAATTGCAGTCACTGgggagaagaagaaggaggaacCAACTTCAGGCAAAATGCAG GGGACTCTGGAGGATCAGATCATCAGTGCCAACCCCCTGCTGGAGGCTTTTGGCAACGCCAAGACCGTGAGGAATGACAATTCCTCTCGCTTT GGTAAATTCATTAGGATCCACTTTGGTACCACGGGGAAACTGGCTTCTGCTGATATTGAAACAT ATCTTCTGGAGAAGTCTAGAGTCACTTTCCAGCTGAAGGCAGAAAGAAGCTACCATATTTTTTATCAGATCATGTCTAACAAGAAGCCAGAGCTAATTG AAATGCTCCTAATCACCACCAACCCATATGACTACGCCTTCGTGAGTCAAGGGGAGATCACAGTCCCTAGCATCGATGACCAAGAAGAGTTGATGGCCACAGAT AGTGCCATTGAAATCCTGGGCTTCACTTCTGATGAAAGAGTGTCCATCTACAAGCTCACGGGGGCAGTAATGCATTATGGGAACCTAAAATTCAAGCAAAAGCAGCGTGAGGAGCAAGCAGAACCAGATGGCACTGAAG TTGCTGACAAGGCTGCCTACCTCCAGAGTCTGAACTCTGCTGATCTGCTCAAAGCCCTCTGCTACCCTAGAGTCAAGGTTGGCAATGAGTTTGTCACCAAAGGCCAGACTGTGCAGCAGGTAA CAATAATCATTACTCTGTCCATGAAGGTATACAATGCAGTGGGCGCTCTGGCCAAAGCCGTCTATGAGAAGATGTTCCTGTGGATGGTAACCCGCATCAACCAGCAGCTGGACACTAAGCAGCCCAGGCAGTACTTCATCGGGGTCTTGGACATTGCTGGCTTTGAGATCTTTGAT TTCAACAGCCTGGAGCAGCTGTGCATCAACTTCACCAATGAGAAACTGCAACAGTTTTTCAACCACCACATGTTCGTGCTGGAGCAGGAGGAGTACAAGAGAGAAGGCATCGAGTGGACGTTCATCGACTTCGGGATGGACCTGGCCGCCTGCATCGAGCTCATCGAGAAG CCTATGGGCATCTTCTCCATCCTGGAAGAGGAGTGCATGTTCCCCAAGGCCACAGACACCTCCTTCAAGAACAAGCTTTATGAACAGCATCTTGGAAAGTCCAACAACTTCCAGAAGCCCAAACCTGCCAAAGGCAAGGCTGAGGCCCACTTCTCCCTGGTGCACTATGCGGGCACCGTGGACTACAACATTGCCGGCTGGCTGGACAAGAACAAGGACCCCCTGAATGAGACAGTGGTCGGGCTGTACCAGAAGTCCGCAATGAAGACTCTGGCTTTCCTCTTCACTGGAGGTCCAAGTGCTGAAG agGGTGGCGGTGGAAAGAAAGGTAGCAAGAAGAAGGGTTCTTCTTTCCAGACCGTGTCAGCTCTTTTCAGG GAGAATCTGAATAAGCTGATGACCAACCTGAGGAGCACTCACCCCCACTTTGTACGCTGCATCATCCCCAATGAAACTAAAACTCCTG GGGCCATGGAGCACGAGCTGGTCCTGCACCAGCTGAGGTGTAACGGGGTGCTGGAGGGCATCCGCATCTGCAGGAAGGGCTTCCCCAGCAGAATCCTGTATGCAGACTTCAAACAGAG ATATAAAGTTCTAAATGCAAGTGCTATCCCAGAGGGTCAGTTCATCGACAGCAAGAAGGCTTCTGAGAAACTTTTAGGGTCTATTGACATTGACCACACCCAGTACAAATTTGGTCACACCAAG GTTTTCTTTAAGGCTGGCCTGCTGGGAATTCTAGAGGAAATGCGAGATGAAAAGCTGGCTCAGCTCATCACACGCACTCAGGCCATTTGCAGAGGGTTCTTGATGAGAGTGGAGTTCAGGAAGATGATGGAGAGAAG AGAATCTATCTTCTGCATCCAGTACAATGTCCGTGCTTTCATGAACGTCAAGCACTGGCCCTGGATGAAGCTGTATTTCAAGATCAAGCCCCTCCTCAAGAgtgcagagacagagaaggagatggccaaCATGaaggaagaatttgagaagaCCAAAGAAGAGCTGGCTAAGTCAGAGGCGAAAAGGAAAGAACTTGAAGAGAAAATGGTGACTCTGATGCAAGAGAAAAACGACTTACAACTCCAAGTTCAATCT GAAGCAGATGGCTTGGCTGATGCAGAGGAAAGGTGTGACCAGTTGATTAAAACCAAAATCCAACTTGAGGCAAAAATCAAAGAGCTAACTGAGAGAGCAGAGGATGAGGAAGAGATCAATGCTGAGCTGACAGCCAAGAAGAGGAAACTGGAGGATGAATGTTCGGAACTGAAGAAAGACATAGATGACCTTGAGCTGACACTGGCCAAGGTtgagaaggagaaacatgccacAGAGAACAAG GTGAAAAACCTCACAGAAGAGATGGCAGGCCTTGATGAAACCATCGCCAAGCTGACCAAGGAGAAGAAGGCCCTTCAGGAGGCCCACCAGCAGACCCTGGATGACTTGCAGGCAGAAGAAGACAAAGTCAACACCCTGACCAAAGCTAAAACCAAGCTAGAACAGCAAGTGGATGAT CTTGAAGGATCCCTGGAACAAGAGAAGAAACTGCGCATGGACTTAGAGAGAGCCAAGAGGAAACTGGAGGGTGACCTAAAATTGGCCCAAGAATCCACAATGGATATAGAAAATGATAAGCAGCAACTGGATGAGAAACTTAAAAA GAAGGAGTTTGAAATGAGCAATCTGCAAAGCAAGATTGAAGATGAACAGGCCCTCGCGATGCAGCTGCAGAAGAAGATCAAGGAGTTACAG GCCCGCAtcgaggagctggaggaggagatcGAGGCCGAGCGGGCCTCCCGCGCcaaagcagagaagcagcgctCAGACCTCTCCCGGGAACTGGAGGAGATCAGCGAGCGGCTGGAAGAAGCCGGCGGGGCCACTTCCGCCCAGATTGAGAGGAACAAGAAGCGGGAGGCCGAGTTCCAGAAGATGCGCAGGGACCTGGAGGAGGCCACCCTGCAGCACGAGGCCACGGCTGCTGCTCTTCGCAAGAAGCACGCGGACAGTGTGGCTGAGCTGGGGGAGCAGATTGACAACCTGCAGAGGGTCAAGcagaagctggagaaggagaagagcGAGATGAAGATGGAGATCGACGACCTGGCCAGCAACATGGAGACTGTCTCCAAAGCCAAG GGAAACCTCGAGAAAATGTGCCGTACACTAGAGGACCAACTGAGTGAAGTGAAAAGTAAGGAAGAGGAGCACCAGCGCCTAATCAATGAACTATCAGCCCAGAAGGCACATCTACACACCGAGTCAG GTGAATTTTCACGACAGCTAGAAGAGAAAGATGCTCTGGTGTCTCAGCTATCCCGAGGCAAACAAGCATTTACACAACAGATTGAGGAATTAAAGAGACAGCTAGAAGAGGAGACTAAG GCCAAGAGTGCACTGGCCCACGCCCTGCAGTCAGCCCGCCACGACTGTGACCTGCTGCGGGAACAGTACGAGGAGGAGCAGGAAGCCAAGGCCGAGCTGCAGAGGGCAATGTCCAAGGCCAACAGTGAGGTGGCCCAGTGGAGGACCAAATACGAGACGGACGCCATCCAGCGCacggaggagctggaggaggccaA GAAGAAGCTGGCCCAGCGTCTGCAGGATGCTGAGGAACACGTAGAAGCAGTGAACGCCAAATGCGCCTCCCTTGAGAAGACCAAGCAGAGGCTCCAGAATGAGGTTGAGGACCTCATGCTCGACGTGGAGAGGTCCAATGCTGCCTGCGCAGCTCTTGATAAGAAGCAGAGGAACTTTGACAAG GTCCTATCAGAATGGAAACAGAAGTATGAGGAAACTCAGGCTGAGCTTGAGGCCTCCCAGAAGGAGTCCCGCTCTCTCAGCACTGAGCTGTTCAAAGTCAAGAATGCCTATGAGGAGTCCCTGGACCAACTTGAAAccctaaagagagaaaacaagaacTTACAGC AGGAGATTTCTGACCTGACCGAGCaaattgcagagggaggaaaGCATATCCATGAACTggagaaagtaaagaaacaaaTAGAACAAGAGAAGGGTGAACTACAGGCTGCTCTAGAGGAAGCAGAG gcATCTCTTGAGCATGAAGAAGGCAAAATCCTTCGCATCCAACTTGAGTTAAATCAGGTGAAATCAGAGATCGACCGGAAAATTGctgaaaaagatgaagaaattgatcAGCTAAAGAGGAACCATCTCAGAGTTGTGGAGTCAATGCAGAGCACCCTAGATGCTGAGATCAGGAGCAGGAATGATGCCCTGAGGATCAAGAAGAAGATGGAGGGAGACCTCAATGAAATGGAAATCCAGCTGAACCATGCCAACCGCCAAGCTACTGAGGCAATAAAGAATCTTAGAAACACACAAGGAGTACTGAAG GACACTCAGCTCCACTTGGATGATGCCATCAGAGGCCAGGACGACCTTAAGGAGCAGCTGGCCATGGTTGAGCGCAGAGCCAACCTGATGCAGGCTGAGATTGAAGAGCTGAGGGCATCGCTGGAACAGACAGAGAGGAGCAGGCGAGTGGCAGAGCAAGAGCTTTTGGACGCCAGTGAGCGTGTGCAGCTCCTGCACACACAG AACACTAGCCTGATCAACACCAAGAAGAAGCTAGAGACAGACATCACTCAAATCCAGGGAGAGATGGAGGACATTGTCCAGGAAGCTCGCAACGCAGAAGAGAAAGCCAAGAAGGCCATCACTGAT GCGGCCATGATGGCTGAGGAGCTGAAGAAGGAGCAGGACACCAGTGCCCACCTGGAGCGGATGAAGAAGAACTTGGAGCAGACGGTGAAGGACCTGCAGCACCGTCTGGATGAGGCTGAGCAGCTGGCCCTGAAGGGCGGGAAGAAGCAGATCCAGAAACTAGAAGCCAGG GTGAGGGAGCTCGAAAATGAGGTTGAAAATGAACAGAAGCGCAATGCTGAGGCTGTCAAAGGTCTTCGGAAACATGAGAGAAGAGTGAAGGAACTCACTTACCAG ACTGAGGAGGACCGCAAGAATGTTCTCAGGCTGCAGGACTTGGTGGACAAGTTACAAAGCAAAGTTAAGGCCTACAAGAGACAAGCTGAAGAGGCT GAGGAACAATCCAATGTCAGTCTTGCCAAATTTCGCAAACTCCAGCACGAGCTGGAGGAGGCTGAGGAACGGGCTGACATTGCCGAGTCCCAGGTCAACAAGCTGCGGGTGAAGAGCCGGGAGGTTCACACAAAAGTCATAAGTGAAGAGTAA